In Rouxiella sp. WC2420, the following proteins share a genomic window:
- a CDS encoding LLM class flavin-dependent oxidoreductase, translating to MSSQREIRLNAFDMNCVGHQSPGLWAHPRDRSWQYKDLEYWTDLARLLERGKFDGLFIADVLGVYDVLDGNNDAAIRNATQVPVNDPLALITPMALVTEHLGFGLTASLSFEHPYPFARRLSTLDHLTKGRIGWNIVTSYLESGARNIGYQAQADHDARYDYADEYLQVVYKLLEGSWEEGAILRDRERRVFSDPGKIHPINHQGTFFQVPGIHLCEPSPQRTPVLYQAGASSRGKQFAAEHAECVFVAVPSKVLLKKTVADIRRRAAEAGRDPRKVLIFNLQTVIVGETDQQAQAKWLDYKSYVSYEGALALISGWTGIDFGQYQPDQVLKHLHTNAIQSAVETFSTADPDRQWTVQALADWVGIGGFGPLIVGSAATVADELQSWVEETDVDGFNLAYAVTHETFTDVVDLLVPELQKRGVYKQDYQTGTLREKLFNQGDRLQAPHPGAGYRRNTEQETQPVQS from the coding sequence ATGTCATCGCAACGTGAAATTCGCTTAAACGCTTTTGATATGAACTGTGTCGGTCACCAGTCACCGGGTCTGTGGGCACATCCGCGCGACCGCTCATGGCAGTATAAAGATTTGGAATATTGGACCGATTTGGCACGATTGCTGGAGCGCGGAAAATTCGACGGCCTGTTTATCGCCGACGTGCTGGGGGTGTACGACGTGCTGGATGGTAACAACGACGCGGCCATTCGCAACGCCACTCAGGTGCCGGTCAATGATCCGTTGGCGCTGATTACCCCGATGGCGCTGGTTACCGAGCATCTTGGATTCGGCCTGACGGCGTCGTTGTCGTTTGAACATCCTTATCCGTTTGCCCGTCGCCTGTCGACCTTGGATCATCTGACCAAGGGGCGCATTGGCTGGAATATCGTGACTTCGTATTTGGAAAGCGGCGCGCGCAATATTGGCTATCAGGCGCAGGCCGATCATGACGCACGCTATGACTACGCCGACGAATATTTACAGGTGGTCTACAAGCTGCTGGAGGGGAGCTGGGAAGAGGGTGCAATCTTACGCGACCGCGAGCGTCGGGTGTTCAGTGATCCAGGTAAAATCCACCCGATTAATCATCAGGGAACCTTCTTCCAGGTGCCGGGAATTCACCTTTGTGAGCCGTCACCGCAGCGCACGCCGGTTCTTTATCAGGCAGGGGCTTCCAGTCGCGGCAAGCAGTTCGCCGCCGAACATGCCGAGTGCGTGTTCGTTGCCGTGCCGTCAAAAGTGCTGCTGAAGAAAACGGTGGCGGATATTCGTCGTCGTGCCGCAGAGGCTGGGCGCGATCCGCGCAAGGTACTGATTTTCAATCTGCAAACAGTGATCGTCGGCGAAACCGACCAGCAGGCACAGGCCAAGTGGCTGGATTATAAAAGTTATGTCAGCTACGAGGGCGCACTGGCGCTGATCTCCGGCTGGACCGGCATCGACTTTGGGCAATATCAGCCGGATCAGGTGCTAAAACATCTGCACACCAACGCCATTCAGTCGGCAGTTGAAACCTTCTCGACCGCCGATCCTGACCGCCAGTGGACCGTGCAGGCATTGGCAGACTGGGTCGGCATTGGCGGCTTTGGTCCACTGATTGTCGGAAGTGCCGCAACAGTGGCCGACGAGCTGCAAAGCTGGGTCGAAGAGACCGATGTTGACGGTTTTAATCTGGCCTATGCGGTGACGCATGAAACCTTTACCGACGTAGTTGACTTGCTGGTGCCCGAGCTACAAAAACGTGGCGTTTACAAGCAGGATTACCAGACGGGCACGCTGCGTGAAAAATTGTTTAATCAGGGTGACCGTTTGCAGGCACCGCATCCGGGCGCGGGTTATCGCCGCAACACAGAGCAGGAAACCCAGCCTGTGCAAAGCTAA
- a CDS encoding MFS transporter, with product MSTINIDDGIDVPPLHSTPIGSVSDVAQLINTSDSKNSYARWIVFLALGGVFLDAYDLTTLSYGIDDVVKDFSLTPTLTGFVASSIMLGTIVGNLLGGWLTDKYGRYSVFMADMLFFVVSAIAAGLAPNVWVLIGARFLMGVGVGIDLPVAMAYLAEFSKFTGKANKASRVAAWCPMWYAASSVCFLIIFGLYFLLPKEHIDWLWRASLLFGAVPALLIIAVRSKFMNESPLWAANQGDLSGAARILRDSYGIQAHEDKEAIAKQVKQTPPKVSFRVLFQKPYRERTIVAGVMNVCVSFEYTAIAFFLPSILAQFLGAGVFETISASLGLNALFAFTGGLLGMRLAWKFPSRHVAIAGFALQFIALVALALIGHPTALIGIVFAILMLGLWLFAEGFGPGAQIMIYPSLSYPTHIRATGVGFSRSLSGIGSALALFILPILQATFGTNMFWIVSLSALLPIAFLLVVRFEPTRRDIDDHTENGEPHV from the coding sequence ATGAGCACCATTAATATTGATGACGGCATCGATGTGCCGCCATTGCATTCAACACCAATAGGTTCAGTCAGCGACGTGGCTCAGCTGATCAACACCAGTGACAGTAAAAACAGCTATGCCCGCTGGATAGTTTTTCTGGCGCTGGGCGGCGTGTTTTTAGACGCCTATGACTTGACTACGCTGTCCTATGGCATCGACGATGTGGTTAAAGATTTCAGCCTGACCCCAACGCTCACCGGCTTTGTTGCTTCCTCGATTATGCTCGGCACCATTGTCGGCAACCTACTCGGAGGCTGGCTGACGGACAAATACGGGCGCTATTCCGTCTTTATGGCTGACATGCTGTTCTTCGTGGTTTCTGCTATCGCCGCCGGTCTGGCACCTAATGTTTGGGTATTAATCGGCGCCCGTTTCCTGATGGGAGTCGGCGTCGGCATCGACTTGCCGGTGGCGATGGCCTATCTGGCCGAATTCTCGAAATTTACCGGCAAAGCCAACAAAGCTTCGCGCGTAGCGGCCTGGTGCCCGATGTGGTACGCCGCGTCCTCGGTGTGTTTTCTAATCATCTTTGGTTTGTATTTCTTGCTGCCGAAAGAGCATATCGACTGGCTTTGGCGTGCGTCACTGCTGTTTGGCGCAGTGCCTGCGTTGTTGATCATCGCGGTGCGCAGCAAATTTATGAATGAATCACCGCTGTGGGCGGCCAATCAGGGGGATTTGAGTGGCGCAGCGCGTATTCTGCGCGATTCTTATGGCATCCAGGCGCATGAAGATAAAGAGGCGATTGCCAAACAGGTCAAACAGACGCCGCCAAAAGTCAGCTTCCGCGTGCTGTTCCAGAAACCTTATCGCGAACGCACTATCGTTGCCGGAGTGATGAATGTCTGTGTATCTTTCGAATACACCGCAATTGCCTTTTTCCTGCCATCGATTCTGGCGCAGTTTCTCGGCGCCGGGGTGTTTGAAACTATCTCTGCGTCGCTGGGGCTGAACGCGCTGTTTGCCTTTACCGGCGGCCTGCTGGGTATGCGCCTGGCGTGGAAATTCCCGTCTCGTCACGTTGCTATTGCCGGTTTTGCCTTGCAGTTTATTGCTCTGGTTGCGCTGGCACTGATTGGCCATCCGACGGCGCTTATTGGCATTGTTTTCGCCATCCTGATGCTAGGTCTGTGGTTGTTTGCCGAAGGTTTTGGCCCAGGCGCGCAGATCATGATTTATCCGTCCCTGTCTTACCCAACTCATATCCGCGCAACCGGCGTCGGTTTCAGCCGATCCTTATCAGGTATCGGCAGTGCGCTGGCACTGTTTATCTTGCCAATTTTGCAGGCCACTTTTGGCACCAACATGTTCTGGATTGTCTCTCTGAGCGCGCTGCTGCCTATTGCCTTCCTGTTGGTGGTGCGCTTTGAGCCAACCCGCCGCGATATTGACGACCATACCGAAAATGGAGAACCACATGTCTGA
- a CDS encoding acyl-CoA dehydrogenase family protein, which translates to MSEQHHATPDYQQIAARFRPIFARIAEGAVERERNRVLAVEPIRWLKEAGFGTLRIPVSQGGFGVTLPQLFQLLTELAEADSNLPQALRAHFAFVEDRLNQPDSEARQRWFRRFADGELVGSGWTEIGNLKLGEVITKVTPADNGWLLNGHKFYSTGSLYADWIDVYAQRADNGRDVIALVNTHQSGVKLDDDWDGFGQRLTGSGSTRFEQAAVEASHVYDFSERFRYQTAFYQHVLLSTLAGIGRAVTRDAALAVGNRKRIYSHGNARQVKQDVQVLQVVGQISSWAYAVEATVQQATHALQLAFELHESKDEAAIQQANVQAELDAAKAQVIASELIPRAATELFNALGASDTRTSKALDRHWRNARTVASHNPVIYKTRNVGDWEVNGSDPTFIWQIGNGE; encoded by the coding sequence ATGTCTGAACAACATCACGCTACCCCTGATTATCAACAGATCGCTGCCCGTTTCCGGCCGATTTTTGCCCGCATCGCCGAAGGCGCGGTGGAACGCGAGCGCAATCGGGTGCTGGCGGTCGAGCCAATTCGCTGGCTGAAAGAGGCTGGTTTCGGCACCTTACGAATTCCGGTGAGTCAAGGCGGTTTTGGCGTCACGTTACCGCAGCTGTTTCAGTTGTTAACCGAGCTCGCCGAGGCTGATTCCAACCTGCCACAGGCTTTACGCGCGCACTTTGCTTTTGTTGAAGATCGCCTGAATCAGCCCGACAGCGAAGCAAGGCAGCGCTGGTTCCGCCGCTTTGCCGACGGCGAGCTGGTGGGCAGCGGTTGGACAGAAATCGGCAATCTGAAGTTGGGCGAAGTAATAACAAAGGTCACACCGGCAGATAATGGCTGGCTGCTCAACGGGCACAAGTTTTACAGCACTGGCTCACTGTATGCCGACTGGATTGATGTTTACGCCCAGCGCGCCGACAACGGCCGCGATGTGATTGCACTGGTCAACACTCATCAGAGCGGAGTCAAGCTCGACGATGACTGGGACGGTTTCGGCCAGCGCCTGACCGGCAGCGGCAGCACGCGTTTTGAACAGGCCGCGGTGGAGGCGTCGCACGTCTATGACTTCAGCGAGCGTTTCCGTTATCAGACCGCGTTTTATCAGCACGTTTTATTGTCAACGCTGGCCGGAATTGGCCGTGCGGTCACTCGTGATGCAGCACTGGCAGTCGGCAATCGCAAACGTATTTACAGCCACGGCAATGCTCGGCAGGTGAAACAAGACGTGCAGGTGTTGCAGGTTGTGGGGCAGATTTCCAGCTGGGCCTACGCGGTTGAAGCCACAGTGCAGCAGGCTACCCATGCGTTACAGCTGGCTTTTGAGCTGCATGAAAGTAAAGATGAAGCAGCAATTCAACAGGCAAACGTGCAGGCCGAGCTTGATGCAGCCAAGGCTCAGGTGATCGCCAGCGAACTTATTCCACGCGCGGCTACTGAGCTGTTCAATGCTTTGGGGGCTTCTGATACTCGTACCAGTAAAGCGCTGGACAGGCATTGGCGTAACGCGCGCACCGTCGCGTCGCATAATCCGGTGATCTACAAAACTCGTAACGTCGGTGACTGGGAAGTTAACGGCAGCGATCCGACCTTTATCTGGCAAATCGGCAACGGCGAATAA
- a CDS encoding HAD family hydrolase: MTDKKTGIVVFDIDGTLTDSIPQHQIAFENALRSFNFPALRTDWANYLHHTDSAIFVQAWAEAKFTSLSDLAELETRYIRELDQQLAKKPFAEIAGAASFIHWLNEQGWKVVYATGSLRYGAEKKLAALDIDLRDAILVTASEYQIREDLLINAIKQATEKYSLPAGQKIISIGDGVWDLKTAENLDVAFIGIGVGAKAKLLTDLGATVFTDFNELRKQGEHLIH; encoded by the coding sequence ATGACAGACAAAAAAACCGGTATTGTAGTCTTCGACATCGACGGTACCCTGACTGACAGTATTCCCCAGCACCAAATTGCGTTTGAAAACGCTCTACGGTCTTTTAACTTTCCGGCGCTGAGAACTGATTGGGCAAACTATCTGCATCATACCGACAGTGCGATATTCGTGCAGGCGTGGGCCGAGGCGAAATTTACCTCATTGAGTGATCTGGCAGAGTTAGAAACGCGTTATATACGCGAATTGGATCAACAATTAGCGAAAAAACCTTTTGCCGAGATCGCCGGTGCGGCTTCTTTTATTCATTGGTTAAATGAACAGGGTTGGAAAGTCGTCTATGCCACCGGCAGTTTACGGTACGGCGCCGAGAAAAAGCTGGCTGCGCTAGATATTGATTTACGCGATGCCATTTTGGTGACGGCTTCTGAATACCAAATTCGGGAAGATTTGCTGATTAACGCCATTAAACAGGCAACGGAGAAATATTCTTTGCCTGCCGGTCAAAAGATTATTTCCATTGGCGATGGTGTTTGGGATCTCAAGACAGCAGAAAATCTCGACGTGGCGTTTATCGGCATCGGCGTTGGCGCAAAAGCCAAACTGCTTACCGACCTCGGTGCAACGGTTTTTACCGACTTTAATGAATTGAGAAAACAGGGTGAGCATTTAATTCATTGA
- the iolE gene encoding myo-inosose-2 dehydratase, whose protein sequence is MNREFVKLAIAPIGWTNDDMPELGIENSFQQCISEMALAGFTGSEVGSKYPRNPAVLKPALALRGLEICNAWFSTFFADGRGEQTIQEFRETLDFLHSMGAKVIGCSEQSGSIQGLPQPVYGVKPVFNELEWQRVADGYNHLAELASEKGISVCLHHHMGTGIQTPEEIDQFMGVVNQNVYLLFDTGHVYASELNQQAVVNVLEKHLGRIRHVHLKDCRTAVLSRVKQDNISFMGGVCQGMFTVPGDGDIDFAPIFSLLEKSGYRGWMVVEAEQDPAIANPLEYALKARQFIRENTGL, encoded by the coding sequence ATGAACCGCGAATTTGTAAAACTGGCGATAGCGCCAATCGGCTGGACCAACGATGACATGCCCGAACTGGGCATCGAAAATAGCTTTCAGCAGTGTATTAGTGAAATGGCACTCGCCGGATTTACCGGAAGCGAGGTCGGCAGCAAATATCCCCGCAATCCTGCTGTGCTTAAACCGGCATTGGCGCTTCGCGGCTTAGAAATCTGCAATGCGTGGTTCAGCACCTTTTTTGCCGACGGTCGCGGCGAGCAAACGATACAAGAATTTCGAGAAACTTTGGATTTCCTGCACAGCATGGGCGCTAAAGTAATTGGTTGTTCCGAGCAAAGCGGCAGTATTCAGGGGTTACCTCAGCCAGTTTATGGCGTGAAACCTGTTTTCAACGAGCTTGAGTGGCAGCGGGTTGCCGACGGTTATAACCACTTGGCAGAGTTGGCTTCTGAAAAGGGCATTTCGGTTTGTTTGCACCACCATATGGGAACGGGTATTCAAACCCCGGAAGAGATTGACCAGTTTATGGGCGTGGTGAACCAAAATGTTTATCTGCTGTTCGACACCGGCCACGTTTACGCCTCAGAACTGAATCAGCAAGCGGTGGTTAATGTGTTGGAAAAACATCTTGGCCGCATCCGCCACGTACACCTTAAAGACTGTCGTACCGCAGTGTTGAGTCGGGTGAAGCAGGATAACATTTCTTTTATGGGCGGCGTCTGTCAGGGAATGTTTACCGTGCCCGGCGACGGCGATATCGACTTTGCGCCAATATTTTCATTGCTGGAAAAAAGCGGTTACCGAGGGTGGATGGTAGTCGAGGCCGAGCAAGACCCGGCAATTGCCAATCCGTTGGAATACGCCCTCAAAGCCCGCCAATTTATCCGCGAAAATACCGGCCTTTAG
- a CDS encoding heme-degrading domain-containing protein, translating to MSQLLTLDVLLEQEREYRFNNLDFDFNSAWAIGNAIHQRASEANAPVAIEVFAFGQPLFLSALPGSSADNLEWMKRKRNTVLRLAHSSLFAGLNYEQSGTRMEHHTFINQAEYCDHGGSFPLLTKSGAVFGAVSVSGLPSEDDHALVIHGISDYLNSKK from the coding sequence ATGAGTCAACTTCTCACCCTCGACGTTTTGCTTGAGCAAGAGCGCGAATACCGTTTCAACAATCTTGATTTCGATTTTAATTCCGCCTGGGCAATTGGTAATGCCATTCATCAACGCGCCTCAGAAGCCAATGCTCCGGTTGCTATCGAGGTGTTTGCTTTCGGCCAGCCTCTTTTTTTATCAGCCTTGCCAGGTTCAAGCGCCGATAATCTGGAATGGATGAAGCGAAAAAGAAATACCGTGCTGCGACTCGCCCATTCCTCTTTATTTGCGGGTCTGAACTACGAACAATCCGGCACGCGCATGGAACATCACACCTTTATCAATCAGGCAGAGTATTGCGATCACGGCGGTAGTTTTCCATTACTGACAAAATCCGGGGCTGTTTTTGGCGCGGTAAGCGTCAGCGGGCTGCCTTCCGAGGACGACCATGCGCTGGTGATCCACGGGATTAGTGACTATCTGAACAGCAAAAAGTAA
- a CDS encoding IS4 family transposase, with protein sequence MLSTWLDETQTWAEPDSLSSFQRAIPLEWISQVLHSTDKASIRKRKFPAELVVWLIIGMGLYRDRPITDVVTKLDLVLGDTLAASSIAQARQRLSDAPLEALFNLTAHHWTQQEDKDDLWCGLRLFAVDGTLFRTPDTPEVAEHFEYIKYRPDRHTEYPMVRLCALMSLRSRLMHDVKFGPANRGEVSYAKQLSPQPCSLTLFDRCYLSAELLINWQREQPEAHWLVPVKGNTKYRIVKTFSEGDHLVEMQVSSHARKQDNGLPEVWQARLIECDEGSDYKGFITSLTEVERYPAASLRYVYQERWGIENGYGELKQFQLNTATLLRSQKVTGIYQEVWGLLTAYNLIRLEMSQIAKEAKVSPLRISFVMAMRLIRDELIWCSLGKPGTIPTKLRKMREDVKQFILPEKRKRPKERTVRISKTQYPVHSKHLK encoded by the coding sequence ATGCTTTCTACCTGGCTTGACGAAACTCAAACTTGGGCTGAACCCGACTCTCTTTCCTCTTTTCAGCGTGCTATCCCTCTGGAGTGGATCTCTCAAGTCCTTCACTCCACAGATAAAGCCAGTATAAGAAAGCGTAAATTTCCTGCTGAACTCGTCGTCTGGTTAATTATCGGTATGGGACTTTACCGTGATCGGCCCATCACGGATGTCGTGACAAAACTCGATCTGGTTCTGGGCGACACGCTGGCAGCCAGCTCCATTGCTCAGGCCCGCCAGCGGCTCAGTGATGCACCGCTTGAGGCATTATTTAACTTGACTGCACATCATTGGACGCAGCAGGAAGACAAAGATGATCTGTGGTGCGGACTACGGTTGTTTGCCGTGGACGGCACACTTTTTCGCACGCCCGACACGCCGGAGGTGGCGGAGCATTTTGAGTATATAAAGTATCGCCCGGACAGGCATACCGAATACCCGATGGTCCGGCTGTGCGCGTTGATGTCATTGCGCAGCCGGTTAATGCACGATGTTAAGTTCGGCCCGGCCAATAGGGGAGAAGTCAGTTATGCAAAGCAGCTATCCCCGCAACCCTGCAGCCTGACACTGTTTGACCGTTGTTATTTATCAGCAGAATTACTGATTAACTGGCAGCGGGAGCAGCCTGAAGCACACTGGTTAGTGCCTGTGAAAGGGAATACAAAATATCGGATAGTTAAAACGTTCAGCGAAGGCGATCATCTGGTGGAAATGCAGGTGTCATCCCATGCCCGTAAACAGGATAACGGGCTGCCGGAGGTCTGGCAGGCAAGGCTGATAGAATGTGACGAGGGCAGTGATTACAAAGGATTTATCACGTCGCTGACGGAGGTGGAGCGTTATCCTGCGGCGTCGTTGCGATATGTCTATCAGGAGCGCTGGGGTATAGAAAACGGCTACGGTGAACTAAAGCAGTTCCAGTTGAATACGGCGACTTTACTGCGAAGCCAGAAGGTAACCGGGATTTATCAGGAAGTGTGGGGCCTGCTGACCGCGTATAACCTGATAAGGCTGGAAATGAGCCAGATAGCCAAAGAAGCGAAAGTCTCACCGTTACGGATAAGCTTCGTGATGGCCATGCGACTGATAAGAGATGAGTTAATCTGGTGTTCACTTGGAAAGCCGGGAACGATCCCAACAAAGCTGCGAAAAATGCGTGAAGATGTGAAGCAGTTCATCCTGCCGGAAAAAAGAAAACGGCCCAAAGAAAGGACCGTTCGCATATCAAAAACCCAGTATCCCGTTCACTCAAAACATCTTAAGTGA
- a CDS encoding DMT family transporter, with the protein MAVLFAAILWGTTGTAATFAPKVSPLAIGAVAMGLGGLLQALIALKGILRHRAKLKQNFRLLLIGAIAVAVYPLAFYASMHLAGVTVGTVISIGSAPLFSALIEYFFSGSRLTKRWLSGATLGIVGMLLLCLAKNTNHVDTSSSADVLNGVLLGLLAGLTYALYSWAAHQIMRKGIPSKTAMGATFGIGGLMLMPVLLLTGASLVESWNNAAVGLYMALVPMFIGYVCFGFGLARIPASMATTLTLLEPVVAAVLAVFIVGERISAQGWLGIAMVGACLIIISMPAKNPKLQLSRSSH; encoded by the coding sequence ATGGCCGTACTTTTTGCCGCAATATTATGGGGAACGACCGGCACCGCGGCCACCTTTGCCCCAAAAGTTAGCCCGCTGGCAATTGGGGCGGTGGCAATGGGCCTGGGTGGCCTGCTTCAGGCACTGATTGCGCTTAAAGGTATCCTCCGGCATCGTGCCAAGTTAAAGCAAAACTTCCGTTTATTGCTTATCGGTGCAATCGCTGTCGCAGTTTATCCGCTGGCCTTTTATGCCTCTATGCATCTTGCCGGAGTCACCGTTGGCACAGTGATCTCAATTGGTTCCGCCCCGCTTTTCTCGGCATTAATCGAATATTTCTTTAGTGGTTCAAGACTGACAAAACGTTGGTTATCGGGCGCTACGCTGGGCATTGTCGGCATGCTATTGTTATGTCTGGCAAAAAATACTAATCATGTTGATACAAGCTCCTCCGCAGACGTTTTGAACGGTGTATTACTAGGCTTGCTGGCCGGGCTAACCTATGCACTTTACTCTTGGGCGGCACATCAAATCATGCGCAAAGGTATTCCATCAAAAACGGCGATGGGTGCCACATTCGGAATCGGCGGTTTAATGCTGATGCCGGTACTGCTGCTGACCGGTGCCTCACTTGTTGAGTCATGGAACAACGCAGCGGTCGGGTTATATATGGCACTGGTGCCGATGTTTATCGGCTATGTCTGTTTTGGCTTTGGACTGGCAAGGATCCCCGCCAGCATGGCAACGACTCTGACTTTGCTGGAACCGGTAGTGGCCGCCGTTCTGGCGGTGTTTATCGTCGGAGAAAGAATATCTGCGCAAGGCTGGCTGGGCATCGCAATGGTAGGAGCCTGTCTAATCATTATCAGCATGCCGGCAAAAAATCCAAAACTGCAATTAAGCCGATCCTCTCATTAA
- a CDS encoding TetR/AcrR family transcriptional regulator yields MKSSKSEPQQSARDRLLGAAQILFYNDGIAGTGIDAVVKRAGVAKKSLYNNFASKAELVETYLQIRHQEWLSLYEARLQQAKTSKEGVLAVFLAYQDHAEHAYERGFRGCGLLNAAAELPADAPGRQAVRRHKEQVESILAEHLLGLTAGDKTKALDTARLFSFVLEGAMSRAGLEGNGECVRQASKMANAMMEAM; encoded by the coding sequence ATGAAAAGCAGCAAATCGGAACCACAACAAAGCGCCCGCGACCGCCTTTTAGGGGCCGCGCAGATACTTTTTTATAATGATGGGATTGCTGGTACGGGTATAGATGCGGTGGTAAAACGCGCCGGTGTCGCCAAGAAAAGTCTCTACAACAACTTCGCCTCCAAGGCGGAATTAGTTGAAACCTATCTGCAAATTCGTCATCAAGAATGGTTGTCGCTTTATGAAGCAAGACTGCAGCAGGCAAAAACCTCTAAAGAAGGGGTTCTGGCCGTTTTTCTTGCCTATCAGGATCACGCCGAGCACGCCTATGAACGCGGATTCAGGGGCTGCGGATTATTAAACGCCGCCGCTGAGTTGCCTGCGGATGCCCCCGGCAGACAGGCGGTTCGACGCCATAAAGAGCAGGTGGAGTCTATTCTTGCAGAACATTTGCTTGGCCTTACAGCTGGAGATAAGACGAAAGCCCTTGATACCGCTCGTCTATTTTCATTTGTGCTTGAAGGTGCCATGTCCCGCGCCGGCCTTGAAGGTAACGGAGAATGTGTTCGACAGGCATCAAAAATGGCCAACGCCATGATGGAGGCGATGTGA
- a CDS encoding DapH/DapD/GlmU-related protein, with protein MSNKQIVEVEGLRYVDVASGKTVEAFYPDDVTSKRSCLAEKHGIVRQEKFSISVDLDQPIVSTEDAYLRLQWLSKRKVKPNSINLQGIFEQLPNVAWTSAGPVFPQLVEKLRSHVADDYHQLVVYSVDKFPRMLDYVIPSGVRVADGDRIRLGAYLSEGTTVMHEGFVNFNAGTLGKSMVEGRITPGVTVGEGSDVGAGASIMGTLSGGGKTVNSIGKDSLLGANAGIGISLGDNSIVEAGLYVTAGTKVLLPDGTHEYARNLSGKNNILFRRNSKTGAVEALTTDSSVWGGVNSALHNND; from the coding sequence ATGAGTAATAAGCAGATTGTAGAAGTCGAAGGGCTTAGATATGTCGACGTGGCGTCAGGCAAAACTGTAGAAGCGTTTTACCCTGATGATGTGACCAGCAAACGTAGCTGTCTGGCCGAGAAACACGGCATTGTTCGTCAGGAGAAATTCTCGATTTCTGTCGATCTCGATCAGCCGATCGTTTCTACCGAAGATGCTTACCTGCGCCTGCAGTGGCTGTCGAAAAGAAAAGTAAAACCTAACAGCATTAACTTGCAGGGTATTTTCGAGCAACTTCCAAACGTAGCATGGACCTCGGCTGGCCCGGTATTTCCACAGCTGGTAGAAAAATTAAGAAGCCACGTTGCAGATGACTATCATCAGCTGGTGGTGTATTCGGTAGATAAATTCCCACGCATGCTGGATTACGTGATCCCAAGCGGCGTGCGCGTCGCCGACGGCGATCGTATCCGTCTGGGGGCTTACCTATCCGAAGGGACTACCGTGATGCACGAAGGTTTCGTCAACTTTAACGCCGGTACATTGGGCAAGAGCATGGTCGAAGGCCGCATCACCCCGGGAGTGACCGTGGGCGAAGGCAGTGATGTCGGTGCCGGTGCTTCGATTATGGGAACCCTGTCAGGCGGCGGCAAAACCGTTAACTCAATCGGCAAAGACTCTCTGCTGGGTGCCAACGCCGGTATCGGAATTTCGCTGGGCGACAACAGCATCGTTGAAGCTGGCCTTTATGTTACCGCCGGTACCAAAGTGCTGCTGCCAGACGGAACTCACGAATATGCGCGCAATCTGTCAGGAAAAAATAATATCCTGTTCAGAAGAAACAGCAAAACTGGCGCGGTTGAAGCACTGACCACCGACTCCTCAGTTTGGGGTGGGGTTAACAGCGCTCTGCATAATAACGATTAA
- a CDS encoding RidA family protein: MSQRDAIFPAGRQALYEINQYSAAIRSRDLLFVSGQVGSREDGSPEPDFGRQVQLAFDNLNAVLEAAGCTFDDIVDVTTFHTDPEKQWETLNAVRLKAIGKPPYPNWTAVGVNWLAGFDFEIKAIARIPG; this comes from the coding sequence ATGAGCCAACGCGATGCGATTTTCCCTGCTGGCAGGCAGGCACTCTACGAAATTAATCAGTATTCAGCAGCTATTCGAAGCAGAGATCTGTTGTTCGTTTCTGGCCAGGTGGGCAGCCGTGAAGATGGATCGCCAGAACCGGACTTTGGCAGGCAGGTGCAGCTTGCTTTCGATAATTTAAACGCTGTTTTAGAGGCTGCAGGGTGTACGTTTGACGATATTGTTGACGTGACCACTTTCCATACCGATCCTGAAAAACAGTGGGAAACGCTTAACGCGGTGAGATTAAAGGCGATCGGCAAGCCACCCTACCCTAATTGGACGGCGGTGGGGGTAAACTGGTTGGCAGGTTTTGATTTTGAAATTAAAGCGATTGCCCGCATCCCAGGCTAA